The Nocardia sp. NBC_00508 nucleotide sequence CCGCGCTCGAACGCCTCGATACGGGAGAGGTGGCGGGTGCTGCCGGCCAGCAGTTGCGGCGGCAGGTCGGCGAGGTCGATCGCATCGCACCGGCTCGCCAGGTGTGACACCACCTGGGACAGTTCGTTGACGTTGCCGGGCCAGTCGTAGCCGCGCAACGCCCGCTGGGCCGCGGCGCTGATGGTGATCTCGCGACCGCGCACTCGGCACGTCAGGTGCGCAGCCAGGGTCCCGACGTCATCGGGCCGATCACGCAGAGCGGGCACCGGGACGACGGTATCGATGCGTGCGGCCAGCGATGCGGGGATGTCCGCGAAGTGTTCGGCGGTGACCGCGAACGGCGCAATGTCGCCGTGGCGGTCGAGGAGGTCGCGCAGTTGTTCGGCGGCCCAGACCGGCAGCGCGTCGACGTCGCGCACGATCACCGCGGTGTGAGCCTTGTCGAGTTCGGGTGTCCAGAGTCCCAGCCACGTGTCGACATCGGCCGGTGCCGGCGTGCCTGCCGAGAGGATGCGGTCGCGGGGGTAGGCGCGCCGGGCGGCCTGGGCGAGGGCGGTCGCGCGACCGGAACCGGATTCGCCCACCGCGGCGACGATCCGTCCGGATGTCATCGCCTGTTCGGCGGCGGCGACCGCCTCGTTCCACGGCCGCGACAGAGCAGCGACGGTGCCCGATCCGGGCTCGAGGCGAGGCACCTCGACGCGGAAGACCTGGCCGCGCGTCGTGCGGCGCGGTGACCGGCCGCTCGAGCGGGCAAGCATGAGTGCGGCGGTGTTGCTCGCGGCCGAGCGAGCCAGTGCCAGCAGTAGATTGCTGGACGACTGTGACCAGGTGGTGAGGTTGACGCTGCCTTCAAGTCGGCCGGATGTCGGGTCGAGCACCGGGACTGCGGCGCAGGTGAATGTGCACAAGCTCAGCGCGTAGTGCTGGTCGGCGCGCACCAATGTCGGCACCCGGTCGGCGAGGGCCAGCCCCAGCCCGTTGGTGCCCACGTCGCGTTCGGCGTAGCCGAAGCCCGGTGCCAGATGTACGTCGTCGAGCGCGTCGAGCAGTGCGCGGTCACCGCTGAGCCGGCTGAGCACCACGCCGTCGGCGTCGGCGAGCATCATGCCGACTGGCTCGTCGGCCAGGGTCGAGTGCAGATCGGCCAGCACTTCGCTACCGCACCGGAAGAACAGCGACCCGAGGTTCTCGGTGCCGGTGAATACCGGATCGATCTCCTCCAGCGGCACGCCGTAGTCCTCGCTGCGTTGCCATGACGCCAGCAATCGCTTCGAGACGTCGCTCGTGCGGCGGTCGACCAGTTCGTGACGCCTGACCCGTTTCATGTCCGTCATGGGCGCCTCCTCCTGAACCGCGCGATCACAGCGGCGTGATCCGCTTGCAACCCACCGTGCCACCGCCGGTCCGCCGACGCCGTAGTTCTGGCGTCTCAGAATGAGACGCCGACGCCCTCGTCGGCCGTCTCCGGCCGCCCTACACTCCGATCTCGGCCTGTGATGGTCACCACATAGACTTCGTTCGAGGAGCGCAGCCCATGTACCGCAAGGATGCCACCAGCTACTTCATCGTCGACGCTCACGTCGCGCTGCGGGATGCCCGGCCGGAGTACCAGCGCAACATTCACGGCATGCAGTTCATCGACTGCTTCCACGACTACCACCGTAATCGCCGGATTCGGAGCTCCCTGGAGTCTCGCCCGCGGGCGAGGTCGAGGTACGCCTGCGGTTGCCGAGGTCGTTCTGCTCGCCGAACTTCGCCTACCTGATGGCTTCGGACACGACCGCACTCACCACCTGACCGGAGAAGGAACACCATGAGCACCATGCGAGCCGTCCAGGTCGTCGGCTACCACCGCAACCTCGAGATGACGGAGGTCGAGGCGCCCACTCCTACCGGGCCCTTCGACGTCGTCGTGAAAATCGGCGGCGCCGGAGTGTGCCGGACCGACCTGCACATTCTGGAAGGGCAGTGGGCCGAGACATCCCAGGTGCGGTTGCCGTACACGATCGGCCACGAGAACGCCGGCTGGGTGCACGCGGTCGGTTCCGCGGTCGCCAACGTGGCCGAAGGCGACAAGGTCATCGTGCACCCGCTGATCACCTGCGGGCTGTGCCGCGCCTGCCGCTCGGGCGACGACGTGCACTGTGCGGCCAACGCCTTCCCCGGCATCGACACCAACGGCGGCTACGCCGACTACCTCAGGACCTCTGCCCGCAGTGTGGTCAGGATCGACGACTCGCTCGAGCCGGCCGACGTCGCCGCATTGGCCGACGCCGGGCTCACCGCCTACCACGCCGCGGCCAAGGCCGCCCGCCGCCTGACCCCGCGCGACCGCGCCGTCGTCATCGGGGCGGGCGGGCTGGGCCACATCGGGATCCAGGTACTCAAAGCCCTCACCCCGGCCGAACTGATCGTCGTCGACCGCAACCCCGATGCCCTGAATCTCGCTGCAGCGATCGGCGCCGACCGCACCGTGGTCGCCGATGGCAGCCACGTCGAGCAGGTGCTGGACCTGACCGGCGGCCACGGCGCCGAAACCGTGGTCGACTTCGTCGGTGAAGGCGGCGCCACCGCCGAAGGCATCCGGATGCTACGCAGGGCAGGCGATTACCACATCGTCGGCTACGGCGAAAACATCGAGGTGCCGACGATCGACATCGTCTCCACCGAGATCAACATCATCGGAAACCTCGTCGGCTCCTACAACGACCTGTGTGACCTCATGGCACTCGCCGCGCGCGGCGCGGTCACCCTGCACACACAGAAATACGCCCTCGACGACTTCCAGTCCGCCCTCGACGACCTCGACGCGGGCAAGGTCCGCGGCCGGGCCATCCTCGTTCCCTAGGAGAGCACCATGATCTTCATCGTCGTGAAATTCGAGACCCGCCCGGAGTGGGCCGAGCGCTGGCCGGACCTGGTCGCCGAGTTCACCGAAGGCACCCGCGCCGAAGACGGCAATCTCTGGTTCGAGTGGTCCCGCAGCCTGGCCAACCCAGCCGAATACGTACTGGTGGAGGCATTTCGGGACGCCGACGCCGGCCGAGCTCACGTCACCAGCGCGCACTTCGAGAAAGCGATGGCGGAACTGCCGCGCGCTCTTGCTGCCACTCCGAAGATCATCAGCCAGACCATCGACGCCACCGGCTGGTCGGAAATGGGCGAGATGACCGTGGCGTGAGTGGTGCACCATCTAAAGGCTCAGCTACAAACGGATCAGTGAAGCTCGAACCTGCCGGTGATGGCGGCGAGCAGCTCGGAACGCTGTGGATAATTGCCCGCGTACCAAGGACATGCGATATCGAGCGCTACCACCCGGCCCGTGTCGACAATTCTCTGAATCGCGTCGAGCACGGTGTTGCGAGGCGGCCCACCGGGTACGGGGTATCGCAGTCCGGGGACTTCGTCGCCATCTATCACGTCAACGTCGACATGGAGGACAATCGGATCCTCC carries:
- a CDS encoding helix-turn-helix domain-containing protein, which translates into the protein MTDMKRVRRHELVDRRTSDVSKRLLASWQRSEDYGVPLEEIDPVFTGTENLGSLFFRCGSEVLADLHSTLADEPVGMMLADADGVVLSRLSGDRALLDALDDVHLAPGFGYAERDVGTNGLGLALADRVPTLVRADQHYALSLCTFTCAAVPVLDPTSGRLEGSVNLTTWSQSSSNLLLALARSAASNTAALMLARSSGRSPRRTTRGQVFRVEVPRLEPGSGTVAALSRPWNEAVAAAEQAMTSGRIVAAVGESGSGRATALAQAARRAYPRDRILSAGTPAPADVDTWLGLWTPELDKAHTAVIVRDVDALPVWAAEQLRDLLDRHGDIAPFAVTAEHFADIPASLAARIDTVVPVPALRDRPDDVGTLAAHLTCRVRGREITISAAAQRALRGYDWPGNVNELSQVVSHLASRCDAIDLADLPPQLLAGSTRHLSRIEAFERGEIVRVLSTTSITMARAAAELGMSRATLYRKIAQYDLRMPRERSS
- a CDS encoding NAD(P)-dependent alcohol dehydrogenase — its product is MRAVQVVGYHRNLEMTEVEAPTPTGPFDVVVKIGGAGVCRTDLHILEGQWAETSQVRLPYTIGHENAGWVHAVGSAVANVAEGDKVIVHPLITCGLCRACRSGDDVHCAANAFPGIDTNGGYADYLRTSARSVVRIDDSLEPADVAALADAGLTAYHAAAKAARRLTPRDRAVVIGAGGLGHIGIQVLKALTPAELIVVDRNPDALNLAAAIGADRTVVADGSHVEQVLDLTGGHGAETVVDFVGEGGATAEGIRMLRRAGDYHIVGYGENIEVPTIDIVSTEINIIGNLVGSYNDLCDLMALAARGAVTLHTQKYALDDFQSALDDLDAGKVRGRAILVP
- a CDS encoding putative quinol monooxygenase, coding for MIFIVVKFETRPEWAERWPDLVAEFTEGTRAEDGNLWFEWSRSLANPAEYVLVEAFRDADAGRAHVTSAHFEKAMAELPRALAATPKIISQTIDATGWSEMGEMTVA